One part of the Corynebacterium sp. CNCTC7651 genome encodes these proteins:
- a CDS encoding cory-CC-star protein, with amino-acid sequence MRDFLKSFGAGLNEYYQAPYRAAFKRASREEDDLFHLLVASEMLGIPNPASFYTLELMPLLYEDFHAWHTRMGMERSPLDGISCC; translated from the coding sequence GTGCGCGATTTCCTCAAATCCTTCGGCGCGGGGCTGAACGAGTACTACCAAGCCCCGTACCGCGCGGCGTTCAAGCGAGCGTCGCGCGAGGAGGATGACCTGTTTCACCTGCTCGTCGCCTCGGAGATGTTGGGCATCCCCAACCCGGCGAGTTTTTACACCCTCGAGCTCATGCCGCTGTTGTACGAAGATTTCCACGCGTGGCACACGCGCATGGGCATGGAACGCTCCCCGCTGGACGGTATCTCGTGTTGCTAA
- a CDS encoding ArsA family ATPase produces MLLTTAPVMFFGGKGGVGKTTVSAATAVRLAESGARVLLVSTDPAHNLGHIWSVKLSDTPSPLEPGLDVMELNPAATTERHLRQVGDSMRAMMPERMHREVDKHLELSRNSPGMHEAAMLERIAEIVGAGVADGGYDHIIFDTAPSGHTSRLLALPELMAAYTDGLLERREKSDNFSRLARGMGGGVVEGKDDPVERRNQQIRSVLYQRRRKFEVLRGVLTDPSECVFHIVLTPERLPVMESAELYRDISASGIRVAGLVVNRRSPDDGGEFTAARREVERGAVALLDELLPGVERVELPWLPREIGTREALSEIAALL; encoded by the coding sequence GTGTTGCTAACCACTGCCCCTGTGATGTTCTTCGGCGGCAAGGGCGGCGTGGGTAAAACGACCGTCTCCGCGGCGACCGCGGTGCGGCTCGCGGAGAGCGGCGCGCGGGTGTTGCTGGTGTCCACGGACCCGGCGCACAACCTGGGACACATTTGGTCGGTAAAGCTTTCCGATACCCCCTCGCCACTTGAGCCCGGCCTTGACGTCATGGAACTTAACCCGGCCGCGACCACGGAGCGGCACCTGCGCCAGGTTGGCGACTCCATGCGCGCGATGATGCCGGAGCGCATGCACCGCGAGGTGGACAAGCACCTCGAGCTTTCCCGCAACTCCCCGGGCATGCATGAAGCCGCGATGCTAGAGCGCATCGCCGAGATTGTGGGCGCAGGTGTGGCTGACGGCGGTTACGACCACATCATCTTCGACACCGCCCCGTCCGGGCACACCTCGAGGCTGTTGGCGTTGCCGGAGCTCATGGCGGCGTACACCGACGGACTGCTGGAGCGCCGGGAGAAATCCGACAACTTTTCTCGCCTTGCGCGCGGCATGGGCGGTGGCGTGGTGGAGGGCAAGGACGACCCTGTGGAGCGCCGTAACCAACAGATCCGCTCCGTGTTGTACCAGCGCCGGCGAAAGTTCGAGGTTCTGCGCGGCGTGCTCACCGATCCCAGCGAGTGCGTGTTCCACATCGTGCTCACACCGGAACGCCTGCCCGTGATGGAATCCGCGGAGCTGTACCGAGACATCTCCGCCAGCGGGATCCGCGTCGCCGGGCTGGTGGTTAATCGCCGCAGCCCCGATGACGGCGGCGAGTTCACCGCTGCGCGCCGCGAGGTCGAGCGCGGGGCGGTGGCTCTGCTGGATGAGCTGCTGCCGGGCGTTGAACGCGTGGAATTGCCCTGGCTCCCCCGAGAGATTGGCACGCGGGAGGCGCTGAGCGAGATCGCGGCCCTGCTCTAA
- a CDS encoding deoxyguanosinetriphosphate triphosphohydrolase: protein MPTRVVATPPARPEALRCEAVYPYSADDVARLAPEHPKGAQLAPATDTRGAFARDRARVLHSAALRRLADKTQVVRPQDGDTPRTRLTHSLEVAQIARSIGEGLGLDPDLCELAGLSHDIGHPPYGHNGERALDAVAGCGFEGNAQTLRILTRLEPKVLIDAHSYGLNLTRAALDAACKYPRTRTNPDGTVNKKYSAYDEDAELLAWIRAGHDDDRPPIEAQVMDFADDIAYSVHDVEDGIISGRISLRVLWDLVELAALAEKGAAAFGGTIESLLDAANELRTMPSIGAASEFNYSLASWAQLKQLTSELVGRYVGAVVAATREAHASTTASIAPADARSATPATFAAPASEAPALGRMHGNLVIPADIEAEVRLLKTIAVLYVMDLPAHIARQDRQRERIYRVYDYLLAGAPGTLDTIYQQWWIAAETDLERERVIVDQIASMTESRLERAAKKAAGLSGFLG, encoded by the coding sequence ATGCCCACAAGGGTAGTCGCAACCCCGCCCGCACGGCCCGAAGCTTTACGCTGTGAGGCTGTGTATCCCTACAGTGCTGACGACGTAGCCCGGCTCGCCCCCGAGCACCCCAAGGGTGCCCAGCTCGCGCCCGCCACCGATACCCGCGGGGCCTTCGCCCGCGACCGGGCCCGCGTCCTGCACTCCGCCGCGCTGCGCCGCCTCGCCGACAAAACCCAGGTCGTGCGCCCCCAGGACGGCGACACCCCGCGCACGCGCCTCACGCACTCCCTCGAGGTCGCACAGATCGCGCGCAGCATCGGCGAGGGCCTGGGCCTCGACCCGGACCTCTGCGAGCTCGCCGGCCTCTCCCACGACATCGGCCACCCGCCCTACGGCCACAACGGCGAGCGCGCCCTCGACGCCGTCGCCGGTTGCGGCTTCGAAGGCAACGCGCAAACCTTGCGCATCCTGACCCGCCTCGAGCCGAAAGTGCTTATCGACGCTCATTCGTACGGCCTCAACCTCACCCGCGCCGCCCTGGATGCCGCGTGCAAGTACCCGCGCACGCGCACCAACCCGGACGGCACCGTGAACAAGAAGTACTCCGCCTACGACGAAGACGCGGAGCTTTTGGCCTGGATCCGCGCAGGCCACGACGACGACCGCCCGCCCATCGAGGCCCAAGTGATGGACTTCGCCGACGACATCGCCTACTCCGTCCACGATGTCGAAGACGGCATCATTTCCGGCCGCATCAGCCTCCGGGTGCTGTGGGATCTAGTGGAGCTCGCCGCGCTAGCGGAGAAAGGCGCCGCTGCCTTCGGCGGCACCATCGAGTCCCTCCTGGACGCCGCCAACGAGCTGCGCACGATGCCCTCCATCGGGGCCGCCAGCGAGTTCAACTACAGCCTGGCCTCTTGGGCCCAGCTGAAGCAGCTCACCTCCGAACTGGTGGGCCGCTACGTCGGGGCGGTGGTCGCCGCCACCCGCGAAGCGCACGCCAGCACCACCGCCTCCATTGCGCCCGCCGATGCTCGCTCCGCCACCCCCGCCACCTTCGCTGCTCCCGCTTCGGAGGCCCCCGCACTTGGCCGCATGCACGGCAACCTGGTGATCCCCGCAGACATTGAGGCCGAGGTCCGCCTCCTCAAAACCATCGCCGTGCTCTACGTGATGGACCTTCCCGCGCACATCGCGCGCCAAGACCGGCAGCGTGAGCGCATCTACCGCGTCTACGACTACTTGCTCGCCGGCGCCCCCGGCACCCTGGACACGATCTACCAGCAGTGGTGGATCGCCGCCGAGACCGACCTTGAGCGCGAGCGCGTGATCGTGGACCAGATCGCATCCATGACGGAATCCCGCCTCGAGCGCGCCGCAAAGAAGGCCGCCGGCCTCTCCGGCTTCCTCGGCTAG
- a CDS encoding TPM domain-containing protein, translating into MKKRYLRVVLAAPLFAGTAALAAAPVATAFIAPDAHVVAQATTLSGPRLFTQPVTDDAGVLSPGDVSRIESAIQQVSAERGKSLRVVFIDSFGGLSPEAWAQQAVDANGANTAVLVVSPNESAYYVDAGEQWTQSEVDRMSDAAYGRLTERDFAGAAVAAAEAAVSAGGAGGAGGAGGTDSGSGDGGSGAGWVAGGLGVAALAGGGLYAATRRDTKKQQTKQLESAKALDPADTDSLGRLPTSTLEQVARDALVSADESITQGKEELRLATAEFGPDRVRPFTSAMNTATSTLQRAFNTHQKLYDAIPETEPEKRAMLVDIISSSGQAEQALRDKTKEFNDMRGVLMRADEEVDKVRQRTIDIRARLEPAQRTLDDLRSRYSEDMLQSIAENVEIASESLDEAEKHLDEASRISKQGAGRQGSLIDILANAARAVDISDKNLAAIEHAEDNIRTAQNNLPALVKEIQDELREIEQVKGARQQGARIDVQSLDDVAEHALRVLATMDARKDRDPLALYTELADADARIDQQLAIAKGAAGDQSRALQLFDQQMQVAAAQIQGAEDLIRSRGRIIGSHARGLLAESKRQYAQAHQLRTRDTRAAIDYARAATDTARRAAQAANNDIDRYRAAQNRQTANSMAQAVLWGSILSGGFGGGNYRGGSMGGGGFGGGGFSGGGPIGRGGTF; encoded by the coding sequence ATGAAAAAACGTTACCTCCGTGTAGTTCTCGCCGCGCCGCTCTTTGCGGGCACGGCGGCCCTCGCTGCGGCCCCCGTGGCCACGGCTTTTATCGCGCCGGACGCGCACGTGGTGGCCCAGGCGACCACGCTTAGCGGCCCGCGGCTGTTTACCCAGCCCGTGACGGATGACGCCGGGGTGCTCTCCCCCGGCGACGTCTCCAGGATTGAATCGGCGATTCAGCAGGTAAGCGCTGAGCGGGGCAAGTCCCTGCGCGTGGTGTTCATCGACTCGTTCGGCGGCCTGTCGCCGGAAGCGTGGGCGCAGCAGGCCGTGGACGCGAACGGCGCGAACACGGCGGTGCTGGTGGTCTCGCCGAACGAGAGCGCGTACTACGTGGACGCGGGCGAGCAGTGGACCCAGTCCGAGGTGGACCGGATGAGCGACGCCGCGTACGGGCGCCTGACTGAGCGAGACTTTGCGGGCGCGGCGGTTGCGGCGGCTGAGGCTGCGGTGAGCGCCGGCGGTGCTGGCGGTGCTGGTGGCGCTGGTGGCACGGATAGCGGCTCCGGCGACGGCGGTTCCGGTGCCGGCTGGGTGGCCGGTGGCCTGGGCGTTGCCGCGCTTGCCGGTGGCGGCCTGTACGCCGCCACGCGCCGCGACACGAAGAAGCAGCAGACCAAGCAGCTGGAATCCGCGAAGGCGCTGGACCCGGCGGACACGGATTCCTTGGGCCGCCTGCCAACGTCCACGCTGGAGCAGGTGGCGCGCGACGCGCTGGTCTCCGCCGACGAGTCCATCACGCAGGGCAAGGAAGAGCTGCGCCTGGCCACGGCTGAGTTCGGCCCGGACCGCGTGCGCCCGTTCACCTCGGCGATGAATACGGCCACTTCCACGCTGCAGCGCGCCTTCAACACGCACCAGAAGCTGTACGACGCAATCCCGGAGACCGAGCCGGAGAAGCGCGCAATGCTGGTGGACATCATCTCCTCCTCCGGCCAGGCGGAGCAGGCGTTGCGCGACAAGACGAAGGAGTTCAACGACATGCGCGGCGTGCTCATGCGCGCGGACGAAGAGGTGGACAAGGTGCGTCAGCGCACCATCGACATCCGCGCCCGCCTGGAGCCCGCGCAGCGCACTTTGGATGACCTGCGCTCCCGCTACTCCGAGGACATGCTGCAATCCATCGCGGAGAACGTGGAGATCGCCTCCGAGTCGTTGGATGAGGCGGAGAAGCACCTGGACGAGGCCAGCCGCATTTCCAAGCAGGGCGCCGGCCGGCAGGGCTCGCTGATTGACATCCTGGCCAACGCCGCGCGCGCCGTGGACATCTCTGACAAGAACCTCGCCGCTATCGAGCACGCGGAGGACAACATCCGCACTGCCCAGAACAACCTCCCGGCGCTGGTGAAGGAGATCCAGGACGAGCTGCGCGAGATCGAGCAGGTCAAGGGTGCACGGCAGCAGGGCGCGCGTATTGATGTCCAATCGCTCGACGACGTCGCCGAGCACGCACTTCGGGTGCTTGCAACCATGGATGCGCGCAAGGACCGCGACCCGCTGGCGCTCTACACCGAGCTGGCGGACGCGGACGCGCGCATTGACCAGCAGCTGGCCATCGCCAAGGGCGCAGCTGGCGACCAGTCCCGAGCGCTGCAGCTCTTTGACCAGCAGATGCAGGTGGCAGCGGCCCAGATCCAGGGCGCGGAGGACTTGATCCGCTCGCGCGGTCGCATCATCGGCTCGCACGCACGCGGTTTGCTGGCGGAATCGAAACGCCAGTACGCGCAGGCGCACCAGCTGCGCACCCGGGACACCCGCGCGGCGATCGATTACGCCCGCGCAGCAACGGATACGGCCCGCCGCGCGGCGCAGGCCGCCAACAACGACATTGACCGCTACCGCGCGGCCCAGAACCGCCAGACTGCGAATTCCATGGCGCAGGCGGTGCTGTGGGGCTCCATCCTCAGCGGCGGCTTCGGCGGCGGCAACTACCGCGGCGGCTCCATGGGAGGCGGCGGCTTTGGCGGCGGCGGGTTCTCCGGCGGTGGCCCGATCGGCCGCGGCGGTACGTTCTAG